The proteins below come from a single Xiphophorus hellerii strain 12219 chromosome 14, Xiphophorus_hellerii-4.1, whole genome shotgun sequence genomic window:
- the LOC116732073 gene encoding Fc receptor-like protein 4 — protein sequence MAFFSLCLMFYLCSAATLTVTPDRSQFFQHDRITLTCVTNSSGWKVMRTIANKVTEECKRGWGIPTESACNIKDAYPIDTGEYWCESNRGERSNKVNLTISDINVILESPSYPVFEGQTVTLGCSYKKDKDDDTSTSDFEAEFYRNDLFIGKKKPGKMIIEAKEGFYKCLHSSERQSLKSWLAVTDRVPPTEMYSSPPPSPPSEPGVPWIRVISGSVLFILYNIILILCVNTYRKWARAKTDMKRRIADHVLLN from the exons ATCTTTGCTCTGCAGCCACACTGACTGTCACTCCCGACCGATCCCAGTTCTTCCAGCACGACCGAATCACTCTTACATGTGTTACAAACTCCAGTGGCTGGAAAGTGATGAGGACGATTGCAAACAAGGTTACTGAGGAATGCAAGCGTGGCTGGGGAATCCCCACAGAATCCGCCTGCAACATTAAAGATGCTTACCCAATTGACACCGGCGAATACTGGTGTGAATCTAACCGAGGAGAACGCAGCAATAAAGTCAATCTCACTATATCCG ATATAAATGTGATCCTCGAGAGCCCTTCATATCCTGTGTTTGAGGGACAAACTGTGACACTTGGTTGTTCctacaagaaagacaaagatGATGACACATCCACCTCAGATTTTGAAGCTGAGTTCTACagaaatgatttattcattGGGAAAAAGAAACCAGGGAAAATGATCATTGAAGCAAAGGAAGGTTTCTACAAGTGTCTCCATTCTTCTGAAAGACAGTCACTGAAGAGCTGGCTGGCAGTGACAG ATAGAGTTCCCCCCACAGAAATGtattcttctcctcctccttctcctccttctgaACCTGGTGTTCCTTGGATCAGAGTAATTTCTGGCAGTGTGCTCTTCATCCTCTATAACATCATACTAATCTTATGTGTGAACACATATCGTAAGTGGGCTCGAG CCAAGACTGATATGAAAAGGAGAATTGCTGATCATGTTTTGCTGAACTGA